Within Kineothrix sp. MB12-C1, the genomic segment ATGGTACAGGAGCGAAGGTGGAATATAGCGAGAATGCCAGGGCGAATGCCTATGAACAGGCTCGTAAGGTTCTTTCTCTTGCCAAGGATGGAGATGATTTCGAAGAACTCATTGAAAAGTACAGCGAGGATAATAAGGGGACTTATTCCTTCGGTAAGGGAGATATGGAGAAGAATTTCGAGGATGCGGCATTTAATCTGGAAAAAGGAGAAATCAGCGGCATTGTAGAAACGGAATACGGATACCATATTATTAAATGTATTAACACCTTCAACCGGGAAGAGACCGACGCCAATAAGGTGAAAATTGTAGAAGAGCGGAAAAAAGAGGTATTCGGTCAAGAGTATGATACTTTTGTGAGTACCTTAACAAGAAATTTGAACGAAAACCTATGGGATAGTGTCACTTTTATTCACGATCCTGAAGTGAAAACCTCCGATTTCTTCGACATATACGGCCAGTATTTTAAAGAATAATTAAAAATATTCTAATTTATAAAAATTTTAGAAATGCTGAAGAACGCATAAATACGGAAGAAAAGCGAAGTTATTAGCACTCATTTTGAATGAGTGCTAATTTGCTCTTGACTTTTCTCTATAGGGGAATTAAAATTTCATTATGTGAGGGTACTGAACATATACGAACAAAATTAGAAAAGGAAGTGAATTTTTATGGCAGCAAAACACGGTAGTTTATCAATTAACAGCGATAATATTTTCCCTATTATTAAGAAGTGGCTGTATTCGGATCATGATATTTTTATAAGGGAATTGATTTCTAACGGATGTGACGCGATTACGAAGCTTAAGAAGTTGGAAATGATGGGAGAATGTACTTTACCTGCAGATTATAAGGCGAAGATACAAGTTTTGGTAAACCCGGAAGAAAAGACATTAAAATTTATTGACAACGGTATAGGAATGACAGCGGATGAAGTGGAAGAATATATTAATCAAATCGCTTTTTCCGGTGCTACGGACTTTTTTGAAAAATACAAGGATAAGACGAATGAAGATCAGATTATCGGTCATTTTGGTCTTGGTTTTTATTCCGCTTTCATGGTAGCGGATAAAGTTCATATCGATACTCTTTCCTATAAAGAGGGAGCAAAGCCTGTTCATTGGGAATGTGATGGCGGTACGGAATTCGATATGACAGAGTATGATTCCGGGGAGAGAACGAGAACAGAGGTAGGTACGGAGATTACCCTCTATATGAATGAAGACTGTCTGGAGTTTAGCAACGAATATAGGGTAAGGGAAGTTATCAAGAAATATTGTTCTTTCATGCCCACTGAAATTTACTTATCCAAGGAAAATACCACGGAAACTCAGACGATTAATGAAGATGAAAAGCTGGATACGGACACCGTTGTAGAAGAAGTTGCCAAGGAAAAAGAAGAGGATAAGCAGCAGCTTAAGATTATAAAAAGACCGGAGCTCTTAAATGAAACGAGACCTCTATGGACGAAACATCCGAATGAGTGTACGAAAGAAGAATATTTAGAGTTTTACCGAAAGGTATTCCAGGATTATAAAGAGCCTCTTTTCTGGATACATTTGAATATGGACTATCCATTTAATTTGAAGGGTATTCTTTATTTCCCTCAAATCAATACGGAATATGAGACGATGGAAGGTACTATTAAGCTATATAACAATCAGGTATTTATTGCCGATAATATCAAGGAGGTAATTCCTGAGTTCCTTCTATTGTTAAAAGGTGTAATCGATTCTCCGGATCTGCCGCTCAACGTATCCAGAAGTGCGCTGCAGAATGACGGCTTCGTTAAGAAGATTTCTGATTACATTACGAAGAAGGTTGCGGATAAGCTCTCAGGAATGTGTAAGACGGAGAAGGAAGAATACGAGAAATATTGGGATGATATTAGCCCGTTCATTAAGTTCGGCTGTCTGAAGGATGATAAGTTCTGTGAGAAAATGACCGATTATATTCTTTTCAAGGATCTGGATGGTAAATATTTGACTTTACCGGAATGCCTGGAAGTGAATAAAATTGATACAGAAAATGCTGTCGATGAGGAAGGCAATAAGGTAGAAGCTGATATCGTGGATGAATCTTCCTCAGAAGATGAATCCTCAGAGGAAGAGAAGAAAGAAAAGATTATTTATTATGTAACAAATGAAAAACAGCAAGGCCAATATATCAATATGTTCAAAGCCGCGAAAATGGATGCTGTTATTCTGACACATAATATCGATCAACCGTTTATTTCTCAATTAGAGTCCAAGAATGAAGGAATTCGTTTCCAGCGCATCGATGCGGATATTACGGATACACTTCGTGCCAAAACTTCCAAGAAGGTAGAAAAGGAAATGGAAGAGCAGGCGGAAGAAATCTCCAAGATGATGAAAAAAGCATTGAAGAAGGAATCTTTGGCTGTAAAAATTGAAAAATTAAAGAATAAAAAGGTTTCTTCTATAGTTACAATATCGGAAGAAAGCAGACGTATGCAGGATATGATGAAGATGTATTCTATGCCCGGAATGGATATGGGAATGTTCGGTCAAGAAGGAGAAACGCTTATCTTGAATGCGAACCACCCTTTGGTACAGTATGTATTGGAGAATAAAGAGGGTGATAATGTAACGATGATTTGTGAACAGCTCTATGATTTGGCGTTGCTTCAGAATGCACCGCTCGAGCCGGAAGCAATGGCGAAGTTCGTAGTAAGAAGCAATGATATTATGATGTTGCTTACAAAATAAAAAGCAGAGACAATATAATAGTAAGTACTATCTTAAAGTTTATGCAAACCTTCAAGCTGATGTAAATACATTACTCAGTTTGAAGGTTTTATTTTATGGTAAAGAGAATGGACAAGTATCTTTATATTTTGGTGTTGATTGTTTCTTGTAGTCCTTTTAAGAATTTTTTTACAACGGAGGAAACTCCGCAATCGGATACGCAGGAACAACCCACTCTTATATTACGAATTAGAATTTGTTAAAGGGACAAAGTTGCAAAGAATTGGTCACACGGTATTCTGGCGAAAAATATTATTGCTAAAAAGGATAATGTTGACAATGCTGATTATTATATCTAAACTAATAATTAGTTGAAATTAATTAAATGTTGGAATAAGAAGGACTTATGGTGGTATATTTTACAGGGAAAAGGACATTTGCAGCGGCATTCTTTCATGTGTTCGTATTATTTTTGGTAGTAAATTTGTACGACTTAATTGTCCTCGATTTAATTATTTTTTGTCATAGTAAAAAGCTAGTGATTCCAGGTGCCGAAGATATGAAAGAAGAATATCGAAATCCTATGCACCACATAATAGGCGCGTTAAAAGGCTATTCTACCGAATATATAAACTTTGCAATACATGAATTAAAGGACAGAAAAGAATTAATGTATTCATTTGAAACTGAAAGAAATTAAGTGAGCAGTGAGGGGGGTTTTTATGATTCTTGCTATTGCAGAAGCTCCATGCAAAGTCTGATATTGGACGGAAATTGTATGGAGCGGTAGTATAAAGATTGCCGTCCAAGTCAGGCTTTGCATTTTCAAACTAATAATAAAGATTTGAAGGAGCAAAGCTATGAAAAAAACAAATATATTTTCTGACCTCCGAATTTTTTTAATTCTGTGGGGTTCACAAACTGTATCCACATTGGGTACTGCTATGACTAATTTTGCACTCATTGTATGGGTGTATGGACAAAAAGAAACGGCTTCCAGTATAACATTGTTGTCCGTGTTCTCCTTTTTACCCTCGATACTATTTTGTTTTATCGCCGGTACAATTGCTGACAGATGGGATAAAAAGCGTATCATGTTGGTATGTGATTTGATTGCAGCTATTGGCACAGTAACCGTTTTGGTGCTTTATTTGACATCAACATTGCAAATATGGCATTTGTATATTATCAACTTTCTGCTTAGCTTCATGAACGCATTTCAAAGCCCTGCGTCCTATGTAGCAACAAGCTTGTTAGTGCCAAAGGAGCACTATGTGAGAGTGAGCGGACTGCATGCCCTTTCTGGTTCCATCATCACGATACTTGCTCCGGCGTTGGGGAGTGCGGTACTAGCCGTTGGTGGATTGGAAGCAGTTCTAATGATTGACCTCGCCACTTTTTCGGTTGCTTTTCTAACGCTATTATTTTTTATTAGAATCCCGGTAATCGAGAGCATGGCAAGGGAAGTAAAAGAATCATTCACCAGAAGCTGTATGGCTGGAATTAATTTTCTGCGGAACCATTCGGCTTTGCTGCGAATTATCTTGTTTTTCGCTTTTATTAATCTGATTGCAAAAATGGGCGGTTATGGTATGCTGCCTGCATTGGTGCTTGGGCGCACAGGAAACGACCAAGTTGCGCTTGGTATAGTCGAGGCTGCTGTGGGGATAGGAACGCTTGTAGGGAGTGTTTTTGTTACCTTAATGAAACCGGTGCGGAATCGGGTTCGGGTTATCTTTTTCTCCTGTGGTATATCGTTTCTTTTAGGCGATGTTGGGCAGAGCCTAACCCATACTTTACCATTGTGGATAGCGGCGGCGTTTACATCCAATGTTCCTATGGCATTTTTAAATGCTAACCTAACAGCTGTCATGCGTACCAATGTGCCAATAGAAATGCAGGGGCGCGTTTTTTCGGCAAGGGATACCATCCAGTACAGTACAATCCCAATTGGGCTGTTACTGGGCGGGATTTTAGCAGATAACATGTTTGAGCCATTTATGACAGGCGATTCACAATTGCAGCAAGTGTTATCAATCCCTTTCGGCACTGGAAAAGGCTCTGGGATAGCGGTAATCTTCTTCATCGTTGGGATGATCGGGTTTATTACAAGCTTTGTTGCTTTGAAAAATCCATTGTATCAGGGTTTAAATGAGGAATCATAAAGTGTAAGACGAGATAGCGGAACGGGCACCTTATTGTGGAGGTGTCCGTTTTCTTTAGCTGTTCTTGTCGATAATAAACTAAAAGAAATACAAATATTGAGGATAAGGTTAATTTTACCTTGATTTTTTTTGTCTTCTATGAGGATACTAAATGGAAGGATAAATTGAAAAAGGAATGGATTGAAATGAAAAAAATAAATATTGGATGGAATTTTGATAACAGTTACATTCATTTGCCGGAAAAGTTTTATTCAAAACAAGGGCCAACCCCTGTGTCCTCCCCGGAGTTGGTTATTCTGAATAAATCCCTTTCTAAATCTCTTGGATTGGACATAGATATACTGCAAAATAGCGGAATAGGGATATTAGCAGGAAATGAGGTGCCGGAAGGGACCACACCCATAGCACAAGCATATGCAGGCCATCAGTTTGGTCATTTTACGATGCTTGGAGATGGGAGAGCCTTATTGCTTGGAGAGCAGATTACATCAGATGGCAGGCGTTTTGACATCCAGCTTAAAGGGGCGGGGAGAACGCCATACTCCAGGGGAGGAGATGGAAGGGCTGCTTTAGGCCCCATGCTTCGAGAATATATTATTAGTGAAGCCCTTCATTACCTTAACATCCCCACGACCCGAAGTCTGGCAGTGATTACAACAGGGCAAAGGGTAATAAGGGAAAGGGCGCTTCCTGGTGCGATATTAACCCGTGTCGCATCCAGCCATATTCGAGTGGGCACCTTTCAATACGCTGCCGCCTATGGCAGTATGAAAGACGTGCAGCTTTTAGCCGAATATACCTTACAACGGCATTTTCCGGATATTGCATTCCATGAAAAACGATTCACCCTGTTACTAAGAGAAGTCATTAAAAAACAGGCACAATTGATTGCAAAATGGCAATTGGTTGGGTTTATTCATGGCGTAATGAATACAGATAATATGACAATAAGTGGAGAATCTATCGATTTTGGTCCCTGTGCATTTATGGATGCATATTATCCGGGAACGGTTTTTAGCTCAATTGATACGGCCGGCCGATATGCTTATGGGAATCAGCCGCAAATTGCAGCATGGAACCTCGCAAGATTTGCGGAGACCTTGTTGCCGCTTCTTCATGAGAATGAAGATAAGGCTTTAAATATAGCAAATGAGGAGATCTCGAATTTTAAAACGATTTACGCTTATCACTGGCTCAACGGTATGCGGGCAAAATTAGGATTTTTTAATGAAGAGGAAGAAGATGAGTCTATAGTAACCGAATTGCTGAATATTATGGAAAAATACAAGGCAGATTATACCAATACCTTCAGGAACTTAACCCTTGGTAAATTAGAAGGTATGGATATTTTTTCTACTGCTGAATTTTTAGATTGGAAAGAGAAGTGGGATATAAGGCGGAAGAAAGAGAACAAATCAAAAGAGGAATCCAATCAGTTGATGAGGGAAAATAATCCTGCCATAATACCACGCAATCACAGAGTTGAAGAGGCATTGGAGGCCGCTGAAAAGGGGAATTTCAGTATAATGGAAAAGCTGCTCGATGTACTTGATCATCCTTATGAGTATTCTCCACAGCAAGAAGAATTCTCCATGTTGCCCCCTGCATCTGCGTGTTCCTATAGGACGTTCTGCGGAACATAAACTAAAAACGGATTCTCATATAGAAAACCCCGCTTCTCATGAAACGGGGTTTTGAACGGTATATTATTTTTTATTCTCCGTATAGATAGCCATAGCTTCTGCCAGGAATTTAGAAAGACCTTCGCCGTATTTGTCAATATTTTTGGTAAATCGTTCGTCAGTGATGTAGAGCTGGCCTACTCCTGAGAAGGCTTCCAGAGAATATTGATAGCCAAAGTTGGCATTAAAATGATGGTACATCTCTGCTATAGCCTTTTGGGCGATAGCAGAGCCGGGCGATTCCATCCGTACCTTCGATAGGTTCATGAATAAATCGTCCATGCCTTTAGCAATAGCCTTTTGCTCCTCGTTGGATAAACCGGCTATATAGGCATTGTTTTGATCTATTTTTTCGTCACCCCACAGTCGGCGAGCCTCTTCTTCATAAGGATTGCTGGTAAAATCAAATCCGTTAAATTTTTCTTTTTCACTCATTTCAAGTTCTCCTTTCATGTTTTGAATGGACTTTTCAAGAGTTTTCAGCATGGAATCGATGCGCTTCTTTTCATGAAGCAGATATTTCTTTTGTATATCAAATGCCTTTGCTCTGTCAAAATCCGGTCTGTTCAGCAGTTCTTTGATTTTTGCAAGGGGAAAGCCGCATTCCTTGAAAAACAGTATTTGCTGCAATTTATCGATATCCTCCGCCGCATATTCGCGATAGCCGTTTTCCGGATTACGGCCCGGGCAGAGGAGCCCCATCGCATCATAATGGTGCAGTGTACGAACGCTGATTCCTGTAATTTCTGATACTTCATTGGATTTCATTGGGCATATCCCCCTTCTTGTTCAATCTATCTTTTCCTGAGGACCTCATATGTATATCATAAAGTATGACGTTGCGTAGGAGTCAATCTTTTTTTGAACTTTTTTGTAAATTTTTTTAAAAATAAAAAACTGAATTCTTTTATCGAAGAAAAAACATGGGGTGGGAAGCGGAAAAGGAAAAGGTATGTAAAGGAACCTTGACAAAAGTAAATACAATACATATAATGTATGTAAAGGTAACTTGTCAAAAGGAAGGTGATCGGATTGTGAAAAATAGAGTGGAAGAATTGAGAAAGGAACGCAAATTGAGCCAAGATGAGTTTGCAAAGGCAATAAGAGTATCAAGGCAAACTGTTAGTTCGATTGAAACGGGAAAATATAATCCGTCTTTAGAGTTAGCGTTTACCATATCTGATTTTTTTGGTAAAACAATAGAGGAGATATTTATATTTGAAAGGAGCGGGAAAAATGAAAAAAAATAATCTTTTTACTGGAATTGCCTATATGTCAATTGGTGCTTTATTCGCCATAGCCGCAGGCTTTTCGGGAACAAAATTTCAAAGTCTGCTTTGGGGATTTGCAGGGGGAGGATTTGGCGGCGGTGCTTTATTATTGTGGAAATATTTTTATTGGACTCACCCAAACAATAAAAGCAGATATAAAGAACATTTGGAGAATATATCCATTGAATTACATGATGAACGAAAAGAAAAGTTCAGGAATCAATCGGGAAGATATGCCTATATATTAGGTCTAATTACTGTCTGTATTTCAATTATGATTTTTTCAGTGTTAGATTCCTTAGGGATGGTTCAACATACGAGAGTCTTGATTTTATATTTAGGTGGATATGTGATTTTCCAATATATTGCAGGGATACTCATATTTAAGTATCTCAACAAGAAATATTAAGTCAAAGCCTATGAAAAAATTGAGCAAATCTTATCGAAATTATTTCTGTCTTTGCTCTATGGCAGCTAAGAGGGCGTAAGTAGAAAATCGCCTACGCCCTCTTAATAATTATGAGATATGGAACAGACTATAGGCACAACACACTGTTTTATGATAATTCTGCCATTCGTGTTACACCTACATAAATATTTGATATCTGATACCATGTCGGATAATCGACGATGCCCGATGGAGGTATATTGAAAATTCCCTGGAAGATTCGTACCGCATCTGCCGTCTCAGGACCATAGATTCCATCAGTAGCCACTGTTGGAAGCGCGGGATAATTTTGTGCGATGCGATTCAGTTGCTGTTGAATTTGTAGCACACTTTCACCGCTGGAGCCTACTGTCAGATTATATCCCGGCCATGAGGAGGGAACACCCGCGATGCTTTCTGCCGTATTGATATACATATCGTTGCCGAAATAGTTACGGATTATTTCAATTGCAGAATACCCTTCGTCTCCAAGATATTTGGAACCCCATTGACTCAAGCCTGCGCATTGTACTCTGGTGCCATCACAAAATGAAGTGAAAATCGGCTGTCTAACGCCAGGACGTGATAAATAATTCGCAAATACGTTGTCCACGAGATAGTCGATATTCTCGAAGATATTTCTTCCCTTCATCCATTTCTGATCGTAAGCGGTGGAAGAGGTAATCGTAAAGTTATAACCTT encodes:
- a CDS encoding protein adenylyltransferase SelO is translated as MKKEWIEMKKINIGWNFDNSYIHLPEKFYSKQGPTPVSSPELVILNKSLSKSLGLDIDILQNSGIGILAGNEVPEGTTPIAQAYAGHQFGHFTMLGDGRALLLGEQITSDGRRFDIQLKGAGRTPYSRGGDGRAALGPMLREYIISEALHYLNIPTTRSLAVITTGQRVIRERALPGAILTRVASSHIRVGTFQYAAAYGSMKDVQLLAEYTLQRHFPDIAFHEKRFTLLLREVIKKQAQLIAKWQLVGFIHGVMNTDNMTISGESIDFGPCAFMDAYYPGTVFSSIDTAGRYAYGNQPQIAAWNLARFAETLLPLLHENEDKALNIANEEISNFKTIYAYHWLNGMRAKLGFFNEEEEDESIVTELLNIMEKYKADYTNTFRNLTLGKLEGMDIFSTAEFLDWKEKWDIRRKKENKSKEESNQLMRENNPAIIPRNHRVEEALEAAEKGNFSIMEKLLDVLDHPYEYSPQQEEFSMLPPASACSYRTFCGT
- a CDS encoding helix-turn-helix transcriptional regulator, with the translated sequence MKNRVEELRKERKLSQDEFAKAIRVSRQTVSSIETGKYNPSLELAFTISDFFGKTIEEIFIFERSGKNEKK
- the htpG gene encoding molecular chaperone HtpG — its product is MAAKHGSLSINSDNIFPIIKKWLYSDHDIFIRELISNGCDAITKLKKLEMMGECTLPADYKAKIQVLVNPEEKTLKFIDNGIGMTADEVEEYINQIAFSGATDFFEKYKDKTNEDQIIGHFGLGFYSAFMVADKVHIDTLSYKEGAKPVHWECDGGTEFDMTEYDSGERTRTEVGTEITLYMNEDCLEFSNEYRVREVIKKYCSFMPTEIYLSKENTTETQTINEDEKLDTDTVVEEVAKEKEEDKQQLKIIKRPELLNETRPLWTKHPNECTKEEYLEFYRKVFQDYKEPLFWIHLNMDYPFNLKGILYFPQINTEYETMEGTIKLYNNQVFIADNIKEVIPEFLLLLKGVIDSPDLPLNVSRSALQNDGFVKKISDYITKKVADKLSGMCKTEKEEYEKYWDDISPFIKFGCLKDDKFCEKMTDYILFKDLDGKYLTLPECLEVNKIDTENAVDEEGNKVEADIVDESSSEDESSEEEKKEKIIYYVTNEKQQGQYINMFKAAKMDAVILTHNIDQPFISQLESKNEGIRFQRIDADITDTLRAKTSKKVEKEMEEQAEEISKMMKKALKKESLAVKIEKLKNKKVSSIVTISEESRRMQDMMKMYSMPGMDMGMFGQEGETLILNANHPLVQYVLENKEGDNVTMICEQLYDLALLQNAPLEPEAMAKFVVRSNDIMMLLTK
- a CDS encoding MFS transporter, encoding MKKTNIFSDLRIFLILWGSQTVSTLGTAMTNFALIVWVYGQKETASSITLLSVFSFLPSILFCFIAGTIADRWDKKRIMLVCDLIAAIGTVTVLVLYLTSTLQIWHLYIINFLLSFMNAFQSPASYVATSLLVPKEHYVRVSGLHALSGSIITILAPALGSAVLAVGGLEAVLMIDLATFSVAFLTLLFFIRIPVIESMAREVKESFTRSCMAGINFLRNHSALLRIILFFAFINLIAKMGGYGMLPALVLGRTGNDQVALGIVEAAVGIGTLVGSVFVTLMKPVRNRVRVIFFSCGISFLLGDVGQSLTHTLPLWIAAAFTSNVPMAFLNANLTAVMRTNVPIEMQGRVFSARDTIQYSTIPIGLLLGGILADNMFEPFMTGDSQLQQVLSIPFGTGKGSGIAVIFFIVGMIGFITSFVALKNPLYQGLNEES
- a CDS encoding MerR family transcriptional regulator; protein product: MKSNEVSEITGISVRTLHHYDAMGLLCPGRNPENGYREYAAEDIDKLQQILFFKECGFPLAKIKELLNRPDFDRAKAFDIQKKYLLHEKKRIDSMLKTLEKSIQNMKGELEMSEKEKFNGFDFTSNPYEEEARRLWGDEKIDQNNAYIAGLSNEEQKAIAKGMDDLFMNLSKVRMESPGSAIAQKAIAEMYHHFNANFGYQYSLEAFSGVGQLYITDERFTKNIDKYGEGLSKFLAEAMAIYTENKK